Genomic segment of Citrus sinensis cultivar Valencia sweet orange chromosome 7, DVS_A1.0, whole genome shotgun sequence:
TTGATGCTAGGTGGAATTGATTCAATCCATCATTAGTTTGCTTCTACTTTCAATATACGTGTGGAATGTAGTGATTTGTAATAACATGTGATCTCTGTACATTCTCTATCTATCATTTTCCACTACTGACACTGTCTTGTAATAACATTTTGTAAAAGCGATCAAATGTTACTATGCATGCTATTGGGGACTAGATGGAGAGATTTCATTTCCTTTGGCATCCATAAAACACTATTTTTAAGCCGCTGGGCTGATTGCTTGTTCTATGATTGTTTTAAAGCTGCCGAGTGTTTATGCAAAGTTTAACCTTTGAATAATAAGTTAGAAATATTATCTTGAATATCTATTATGTGAGTAATAAATTGTATTTCATATCTATGACACTAATCTCAAGCTTTTTGATTGTCCCCTTCAGATTTCCTCCAGCTGATACCAATTTGGTTTTGCgagaatttgaaaagtgtGGTGTGATCTTGAAACATGTTCCTGGTCCAAGAGATGTTCCTGGTCCAAGAGATGCTAACTGGATGCACATTCTATATCAGGTTCTGCTTCTTTTCTATGAACTACAATCTGATATGTTCTTGCCTGTTTCTTTTGAGCTGCAATCTCTTCATCATTTCCATGATTTAAATGTGGATTAATGGCTTTAGTATGATGGTCCAATACTAATCCCAGCTGggatataattaaaagaataattaaaaaaaaaaaaaagtagttgAAGACATGAAAATCGGGAAGTTAACAGTTACAGCATTTGCAGTGCTTATTTTAGGACTATACTGCCTGTTATCATTGGGGTTTAAGGCATTGAACTTCATCAAATGCTGATTTGTTAAGATATGTAACTCCATGTACAGTGCTagtgtttttaaaaatcccTTTTTATTTGCTTAGAAAATTTAATCTGATCTCATTCTATCCCAGTTATTTTGATGGTTTAATTGTGAGTTGACAATAGTGGGAATGTAGTGATAATCGGTAATTTCGATTGTTGTACTTTTTGGCTGTGCAGAATCGTTCTGATGCTCAAAAGGCTCTCAGCAAGAATGGGATGCAAATCAATGGAGTCCTAATTGTTGGTGTGAAACCATTGGATCCAATGCAACGCCAAGCTTTGAATGAAAGAATTAACAGTCAAGGATTTATGACTCTTCCCCCTCCGTCCAGCAGAACCTCGGAGCTGAACTCATTTAGAGCATCCTCGCGCCCATATTATCTTCAAAATGGACATACAAGCACAGGACAGTCAGGAGGTGCCATTGCTTCCCCAGCCAAGTCTATGGTTTCCAAAATCATGGATTTGATGTTTGGCATTTAGGATACAGTCACCCACTAGATTTCTATTTTCTTGTTATAATCAAATGTATGAAGCaattcaaatatataattgagaGTATCTGGCTATCTGCAAATGTCCTTTGTAGCTCAAATCAGCAATTTTCCCTGGTTTGGGAATAATATAGCTCTAATTGTCACTAAAATTGTTTGCACAAGACTACAATGTAGCACCctttaaaatttgagaaatgatAGCTTGTTTTGTGGTTTTATTGGCTGTACGAGAGTTTTTGTGATATGCTGTTTTGATTTGTGATTCTTGTCCAACAACATCCAAAATTCAGAATGGCTTTAATGATGATGTGATTTTCCCTTGACGATAAGCAACATGTGCTGTGAATCAACGGCTGGCACGCACTCCTTTTTACTTTGGCTTTGCAGGCGCCGTCATGCATACGatggaaaataattatacctCACTGTCTACGTCACTTCTCAAGTTGGTACGGTTGAGCTTTCATTCTCCAGGAACTGCACATAAAGGATTTATGGCAAAAAACTTAGAAGTCATCAACATCTGGTTCTTCTATGAACAATTAGATAATCCAATGTGTCTATATGTGCTCTGATGCATTTCCTGCTCCgagttttttaaatatctatagACCTTTCCCCAGATTTGCTCTGAAGTCTATGATGTGTGTCATTTTCAGACTTGAGTTTCAGAACTTCAATGTATTAGGTAAGCAGTTTTGGTTTATGCTTTTCCAACTTCCAAGGGTGAAGGTGAACCATATTCATTGTCTATATTTCTAAGCACATATTATATACTATCAATTGCAGTTGCTATGATTCCCTGGCTGAATTAAAAATGTAGTATTGAgcagtttttattattttttttaaagatcgTACAAAGTAGTTGAACTATATTGATGTTGCCATTTATTTTGACGATGATAGGGCAAGGTAATTCAAGTCTTCCACGGTTTGGAGCTATGATTTACAACActtcatatattaaattacCATTAAGCCTTTTGACCTGGTCATTCAACGACCCAAAAAGTAGCTagcttgaaaaataaaatggtaataattaatgaataatgaGGGATTGTCTAGTGATTTCTACATGGCACAGTTCCTGCAGTAACCCGTTCAGTTCTTTACACATCGGCATCTAAGAACGTGGCAAAATCAGAAGTGGGTATTGTAGATGGTGAAAATGACAGCAAGATAAGCGCCATGACAGAAGGAGCAGAGCATTATTCATGGTGTTTATTATCCGCAGCGGCGCTCTGGGGCTCTGTCCTGTCCCGTCCTGGGCCTCTTAATTAAGGCCACCTATCACTCATCATAAGGTGCAGAACCAATcacaattatacatatttcTTGGTTTCATATTGGTCAAATTTTTGAAACACATTAAGACTTTTAAAAGTACTTCATTAGTTCCTTTGAGATGATAGGACTGGGCTCGTCTTTTAATCTTTGTCCCATTAATTTGGCTTGATGATTTGAATGTTTTGTCTCTTGTACAAAACTACATAGGCTTCTCTTTAAAATACATCCTCattgtttattaaaaagtGAGTGatgttgtaataattattttttaaagagatCATGATAAGCTTAATATGATGAACATTATGTATAAATTTAGTGTGTGATTATGACAAACTAGAGACTTTCAACGAGCAATGTGAAAGACTACTAAACAACTATGCATGCATGGTTACCCAAAAATGAAGTCATCACAGTGGGACACACGGAGTCGTGTAGTAGGCACATACAGTTGGATTCCTAATAAAACATCACTTTCTAGTTTCTATTTCTAGTTTAATAACGAGTGGATTATATAATATTACGAAACATGCGTACTGATGTTTATCacccttctctctctctctctctctctctctctctctctctatatatatatatatatatgtatgtatataagTATATTTGTTCTCAGCACTCACAAAAGCAGCAACACTTGAAAACACTATACAAAGAAAGTGTTTGATACTAACACTCTactgatggtgatgatgatgatgaacggCCAGAAAGCAGAGGAGGGAATGGGGAAAGGTGTAAGCAAGAGAGATGGAGTGGTGCAGGTGATATTAAGGCTACTGAGCTTGGCGGCATCAGTAATGGCCATGTCATTCATGGTGACAGCCCGTCAGAACGGTGTAGCTTCTGTCTATGGCTTTCCACTTACTCTCCGTTCGAAGTGGTCTTACTCTTATGCTTTTGAGTAAGTGTTTCggatcattttttaaaatcctttttatattttctctacGTTAGTTGTTGGTTTGCTTAGTGGGTTCAGTTTGATTCTCAGTGTGGTTGATAAGAAATTGAaggaaatgaagagaaaatggAACTTTGGTTTTACAATTCATTCTTGTCAGTGAATTCTTTAACTAGGATTTGAAACAAGACATCCTGTCTCATAGGAGAGATTTTATCAGTTGAATAAAACTAGCACGTATAGTGTTGGTATTGTTTGGTTGCTGAGAAAGTGAAGgaaaaacaagtaaaatgTTCTTGATTGAGTGACATAGAAAAGTCAaaagtgaagaaaagaaaacaaaatcgaATTTTGATGACCGTGTTGTTTTGGTGTTTGGTTTTCGGAGACTGTAGAGTGAAATATTTGTCAAGTAACTCTTTTGTCTTTCCTGGATTTTCCTGCCGACTAAACAGAACATAATGGACTTTTCTGTATTATACTTTTGATGGGGTTGTGTTACCAAATTGGCCGGGTAAAGTGGGGCCTTTGGCTGGGTTTGTTTGTCATGTTTTGAGTGTACAAATTATTCAGTTGGAACTTTGAATTGCTGAAATTTCTCCTGGTTTCGGTGCTTTTTGTGTTACAACAAACTATTCTCTACTTTCATTGCACATGAATGAACAGAATCAGACCCGTgagccattttttttattattcttttgtgCGCATTTCTGGCTTCTTTGTGTTCTCTTGATTAAGAAACTGTCACTTTTTGTCCTGCTTGGTTACTAGGTTTGTTTCAAAAATTGAATCAGTGATGGCATTCGTTCAAAATGTGATACAAGAAATGAGAACGGCACtcgaatttttattttcaagatttGAGGACTCGGAACTTTATAATTCAGAATTGTCTTTGCCAATATGACagttttgaaaacaaaaacgaCTGCTAAGTCAAGTTGGGATTTATATAAGGAATTTGAGTTCTTTTCTAATCATGGAACATGACACTGAGTGtctttctttatcttttattattactatttttttttttaaaaaaatgtaaactGCAAAACAGGTTCCGGAAACAATCCAGTCAAATGCATAGTCCCTTTTTGATTTATCAGTTAAAcgaatgaaaattattttaggcACGTAATTTTACAAAAGTTTAAGTGCCCAGTTATATGCTCAATGTAAACATTGATTTGAGCAGTCCCCATGGCTGATATTATTATGTAGAAAACATTGCAAACAATTGCATATTTCTAATTGATAGTCTCAGGGCATAATGAAGATCAAAAGTGTGATTTGAATGATCTAAGTTGTTTAAAGTTTGTGGTTTTGTGCTGATGAGCAGGTATCTGGTTGGAGTTTCtgcagctgctgctgcttaCTCCTTGCTGCAATTGCTTCTTACTGGATCAAGGCTTCTGAGGAAAGCTACTGTTATCTCCTCAAAAAGACAAGCTTGGCTTATATTTGCTGTGGATCAGGTAAGGTGATATTAGGCTTATTATGATTGTATAAATATATGCTAGGCATTGATGAGTGCTTCAAGATGGCCCTAACATTCAATTCTGCAGATTTTTGCATATGCAATGATGAGCGCTGGGTCAGCTGCAGCTGGGATCACCAACCTGAATCGGACGGGGGTGAAGCATACTGCTCTACCCAATTTCTGCAAGGCTTTGCATAGCTTTTGTGATCATGTTGCTGTCTCAATAACTTTCACTTTCTTCGGTTGCCTCGTGCTTGCTGCATCTGCTCTTCAGGATGTTATTTGGCTATCCAAGTGCTGAAATTTCATAGCTGCCTCACTTGTGCGATTATATATACCCTATTAATTAGTGTACAACTCTGGATCGTATCCGCATTTTGTAGTTATTTTATATCGCTTATTGAGTCGTTAGAGCTTATGATGCCCTTTGTAAAGCGTAAGAAGGCTGCTTTGTTTCCTATTGCTAATGGGTCCTGTTGATTATTTTATGACCATAGTTATGATTTTTAAGATTCAAAAATTGTTGTATGTGTCATGAGATTATTAGATCATAAGCCATTCTGTTTACATATGACTTTATCAATGTATAATAACTATAGGACTTATGATTATTATGGCATTAGAAGACTATATTCAGGTGCCTCCTTCCCTTTTTAAAATCTGAGCGGCAGAATTCTGTAAATCTCCAGAATTGCAACTACCCATGAATTTGACTCCCAATGAAGTTAAAGGTTCTAATCTCGATCCTTAAATATAATCTGCATTTATACAAGAATTTTTAAAGCTTGAACATTCATTCTTCACTTATCAAAGTTACTTCAGACACTTCGAACTGTATGTTAAGAAAATGCTTCTTCCATGGAAAGAAACAGCTATTTACATTCTCTAAATGTAGATCCGACAACCAACAAATTATACTGCAACTGATACAGATGTGAAATGGCGTATAACTGGTTGGGTTATTGGTCCATGGACTTGTTAGGAATCACAATTTCCCTTGATTGCATTTCTTCATCTGCAGCAGACTCCCCTATTGATTAGGAGGCACCTTGATAGCCCATGATCACTTGTTTCATCGACCACATTTGTCCACGCGCTCTTTGGCCTATGATCAGTAACAGgattttaaatcttttctaGCATCCTTTCAAACCTGATAAAATAACCGACAGAAGATTAATAAAGCAGAGAgctgaaggaaaaaaaaaagacaaaccaTAACTCCACAAAGTAACagatcaaaaatttttatcacCTGAAGCAAACTTATTATCACATTCCACAGTCGTTTCATGTATAACACAACTCACTATTGCCTATCACTGTAAGATTTACTCATGACACAGTTAGCAAGTCACCTTGAAATGATACAAAACTAGGCATTGTGATGAAAATTCTACTTGTGCATAAATAGGTAACAGTAAGTTATCCCACAGCACATACCTTGTCATGCATGTGTCGATACTGGGTTCCAAAAAACTGGGCATCATGATACAAATTTCTGCTGCACTTGGAAAACCTGtaagataattaaacaaatatttattttctttaaatacagAAAGGACATAGTTGAAAAATCATATGAAGGTGAATTCAAACAGACTTGGcccaaaaataattcaataactCAGTAATTACTCTAATGAAAATACGGTTAAGTGACTGGTTATTCAATCTGAAATGGAAAGGATTAAGAGATGTTGCATGttcttgaaaatataatataatacagaATTTGATTCAAAATAGTTTCTAAATATTATCAGATAACAAGTGACAGgtaacaaaaagaagaaagaaaataaattacctgGGTTTGCTAGTAATTGCAACGGTTTAAGAATCCATGACATGAGAGCCTACTTAAGAATTTACAAATGCTGtagaaaatactttttttttttttgaaatgactGTAGAAAATACTTGAGAGACAAATCTGGCATATTTGTCCAGGCACTTGTTGTGAGTTACCATTTTCCCTCGATTACATTTCTTCATTTGCGCCAGGCTCCCTATTGAATATAGGAGCCCTGACAAACAATGATCACCTGTTCCGTTCAACATATTCGTCCGTGTGTGCTTTGCACTTAAGTTATTCCTCTGCAGATCAGTAACTGGATTTTAAATTCCCAGCATGGCTAGCATGAGTAACAAAACCAGTTctgcatattaaaaaataaaaccacaACAACAACTGCTACTACTTAAGCAATCAGACATTGCTGTGATGTGCTTTTTATTGAAACAGAGCAGTGACAAAACCtaacaaacaaatttgataatttgggCATGAAATACAAaccatttgaaattttgaatccTCTCTAGTACACTCGTGGCTTCATTTTTCTGGAAACGACTGCAATTAAAAATTCCAATTTCCAACGTTACGAAGACTCATCAATCAAACAGCTTCTTCTCTCCATCTCTGGTCGGTTGCATAATGATCTTCAATGTATACTTCCATACACTGAAAAACTGCactgagaaaagaaaatatttgttttccaGTTAATACTGAAAGGTTAGAAGTTCTTGCACATTCTCGACCATGgcataatttgatttaaaatattttctctatcTCAATAGATTACAAATAACTATGTACTAACAAAGAAGGCAGAGAAGAAATAACCTGCTGAAAATTCAACATCAGCCTACTTTCACttatataatttgaattttggaatGTGGGATATCTTCAATCGGCCAGACAATAATTCCTGTTCCCTTGATGTAACATGTTTCAAGCTCAGGACAAtccaaaatcttcaatttcttcagtGTTGCCAAATGAAGAAGGTACTCGTTACCCTGTTATAACACTCAGTGCGTGTTAATGATACAAAACATATGGATAAACAATTAATACTACCTATAGCAGCCAATCAACAACATGAATTACTCAAGAAATCCATGCTCGCTTGTTATTTTGAACAATTTGTATATCGCAGTACAATAAATTACAATGATGATCAAGTAGAacttcaattttgaaaaaggcTAAGCATTAATTTGAGCTTCTTATATTGTCATAGAGTAGTGAACTATTTAACACACAATAACAACCCAGAAATTTGAAAGGCGCCACTGTTGCTAATTTATACAAATGCTATATGTCTGAATACTGTATCAtaagataaattttgaattaaaactgtTGGATTACAAGCAActacttattaattaaaaagggagaggatatcataaaaaatatacctGTGGGTCAGTGGTAATTGCTGCCTCCTGGCACATATCATCTCCTGTCTTTCCTGTCCTCGTAAATAGAAATTTCCTTCTAAAATAGGGTAGGACAGAGAGAAATGTTCAAGTTCAGTTTTGTTCTCTGAAGAAGTTGGTTTGGCAGTGACTTTAATTTGGCACATAATATAATCTCTAATGAGTTTAGTTGGGGCATGAttgtaatttcttcttttccgCTCCTTGTAATGCCAAAATCCCACTCTTCCCATTCACTCaacttcataaatttcagaTGTTTTAGCTTAGGAAAGGCAATAGCTGGGCCACTGCTATGATTGCTTTTTATTCCCAAAAATTCATCACCCACCTTTTTGACATTCATATTCCGTATTTTGAGGCTTTCAAGAAATGGCAATTTTCCCAAAGGAGGCATAATCTCACAATTATAGCAGTTTATGAGAAATAGCTTCTTCAACTTGTTTAATGACACTATCCAGTTCTCAAACACAGCCTTGCCTTTGTATTCCCAGATTTCTAACGACTCTAGATTTGGAGGTGGTCGTAAGGCTTCACTAATTGCTCCTTGGTTTGCTTGATTTTCCTCCATTgattcttcctcttcttcttcctccttATTATTAAACCATAACTCCAAACgaaagagatttttctttttctccagcTCTGCATTCTTAGCCTCATCAACATCTTTCACATTTCCTAGCCCAACAATTGCAAGAAACCCTCGGAGGTGATTCAAGTGTCTCAGACCTTCAAGATTACTTGCTTTACTACCATATTTGCCACCACTACGACTCACAACAAATTCACTTAATGTCCGAAGACAAGTTAATCTCTCTATCCCTCTCGGCAAGTAATGTAAATAACTATCATTACATATCAAATACCTCAAATTAACTAACTTCCCTATTTCTTGGGGTAATCTTTTCAAGTTGCAACAATCTTCCATCTCTAAAGTTTGCAAATTAAATAACTCACAACATGTCTCCGGTAGTTCTACTATCTCTGCCTTAGACAATTTGAGGAACCTTAGGtacataaaattttctatCTCTTTTGGAATTTCACAGATTGGGCCAACAATTAAAAGACTCCGCAACTTTCTAGCTTTAAATATAGAAACAGGAAATGCAACACTTTTGCCAAGCACCAACATGAAATGACGAAGTTTCTCCATAGAAGTGGATTCTTCAGGATCGTCAACTCCTATTGAAAAACGTTCATTTTTACTGAGAAATTGTGCAAAATCATGTATTACATCATGCATTTTACATTTTCGGACGGTATTCACACCATGTTTGACAAAGTCTTGGAAGAAGGACCTTGTGGCTAAGTAATCAAAATACTCGTCACCAATTATTTCcatctctttattttcttttggtgtTATATAACTTTGAGCCAtccataatttaatcaattcaTCTTTTTTGATATCCCAGTCTTTTGGGAAGACAGCACAGAATGTGAAACACCGTTTTATTCTAGACGGCAAATCATTAAAACTCATCAGCAGCGGGccaaaaagatcattttcaaACTCTTCTACTTTCCACAGCTCACTATCTAAAATACTTTGCCACTCTTCTTCAGTTCttttaaaacacaaaagaCTCCCAATAGTTTTTGCAGCTAGAGGCAAACCCTTACACTTGTGTAcaatttttcttccaatttcttCTAAGTTTTCACACTCTGAGGGAGACCTACCAAAAAATGCTAATTGTTGGAACAACCGCCAACATTCACTTTCAGAGAGTTCCTCAATAAACATGACATTA
This window contains:
- the LOC102628867 gene encoding CASP-like protein 3A1, whose translation is MVMMMMNGQKAEEGMGKGVSKRDGVVQVILRLLSLAASVMAMSFMVTARQNGVASVYGFPLTLRSKWSYSYAFEYLVGVSAAAAAYSLLQLLLTGSRLLRKATVISSKRQAWLIFAVDQIFAYAMMSAGSAAAGITNLNRTGVKHTALPNFCKALHSFCDHVAVSITFTFFGCLVLAASALQDVIWLSKC
- the LOC102629329 gene encoding putative disease resistance protein RGA3, which translates into the protein MVDAIVSAVLEQLISAAVGEAEEQVRLVVGVEQDVEKLKRNFRAIQAVLVDAEQKQVKEETVRLWLDQLKDASYDMEDVLDEWITARLKLQIEGAPHQRKKKVCSFIPASCFGVQQVFVRRDIALKIKAINERLDEIAEQKGMFNFNMNVIKSIETPGRVQSVSFIDEDRVCGRDDEKNKLIRKLLSESSEEQKAVQIISVVGMGGIGKTTLAQMAYNDPDVRNHFKIRMWVCVSDPFDEFSVAKSIIEGLEGETSNLGSLQSYLLRIYEAIAKKKFLLVLDDVWNDDRTKWEPLNHCLMNGQCGSKILVTTRKETVSRMMESTNVMFIEELSESECWRLFQQLAFFGRSPSECENLEEIGRKIVHKCKGLPLAAKTIGSLLCFKRTEEEWQSILDSELWKVEEFENDLFGPLLMSFNDLPSRIKRCFTFCAVFPKDWDIKKDELIKLWMAQSYITPKENKEMEIIGDEYFDYLATRSFFQDFVKHGVNTVRKCKMHDVIHDFAQFLSKNERFSIGVDDPEESTSMEKLRHFMLVLGKSVAFPVSIFKARKLRSLLIVGPICEIPKEIENFMYLRFLKLSKAEIVELPETCCELFNLQTLEMEDCCNLKRLPQEIGKLVNLRYLICNDSYLHYLPRGIERLTCLRTLSEFVVSRSGGKYGSKASNLEGLRHLNHLRGFLAIVGLGNVKDVDEAKNAELEKKKNLFRLELWFNNKEEEEEEESMEENQANQGAISEALRPPPNLESLEIWEYKGKAVFENWIVSLNKLKKLFLINCYNCEIMPPLGKLPFLESLKIRNMNVKKVGDEFLGIKSNHSSGPAIAFPKLKHLKFMKLSEWEEWDFGITRSGKEEITIMPQLNSLEIILCAKLKSLPNQLLQRTKLNLNISLCPTLF